The Candidatus Woesearchaeota archaeon genome window below encodes:
- a CDS encoding DNA-directed RNA polymerase subunit A': protein MDEKFVYKKIKSIQFGVLSPKIIKEMAVAKIVTPELYDKEGYPVDGGLMDIRLGVIDPGLTCKTDGLKLKESLGHFGYIELARPVIHIHYIGVIVTLLKATCRECGRILIPQNKIDAHRDELEKLTNEAGLLARRKRIKEIIKSLKTASKCPRCKAKQYKINVEKPTTILENEKRVTPIEIRSRLEKIPDEDCLIFGIDAKSFRPEWAVLTLFMIPPVTMRPSITLETGERSEDDLTHKLGDIVRINQRLFENINAGAPEIIIEDLWDLLQYHITTYFDNEVAQLPPARHRSGQPLKTLSTRIKSKEGRIRYNLAGKRTNFSARTVVSPDPMIDLDEVGVPLEVAMKLTVPETITAWNAKYIRAFVERGPKNYPGSNYIVRPDGKKKKITDETKEQLLEELQPGYTVERHLMNGDIAVFNRQPSLHRMSMMCHRIRVLPYKTFRLNPAVCAPYNADFDGDEMNLHIPQTQEARAEAQILMQVQTQLISPRYGLSIIGCVQDSISGNYVLTKYMNVTRNQAIELLLAIRETNFEKLPNKERITGKEIFSVLLPNDFNFEGHAKSYTGKPEIDKKNDALVEIKDGVLLRGVMDKANLGEGSGLLLRTLHKQYGAEKTIRILGKIFRLGVETLLRHGFTAALHDTDLPKEAHDTINEVLNKAYGEVDELIEVYKQGKLDAFPGRTVAETLELKILEKLNKARNETGQLVSKHVSRGTGTLMMSDSGARGGPLNLAQMAGCVGQQAMRGKRIEKGYTQRTLSCYKKGDLSPASRGFIRGSFKSGLTPSEFFFASMTGRDSLMDTALRTPKSGYLYRRLSNALQDLKVEYDGTVRDATQKIIQFKYGDDGVSVAKSEGGKINVKNIVESVQ from the coding sequence ATGGATGAAAAATTTGTATACAAAAAGATCAAAAGCATCCAGTTTGGAGTGTTGTCTCCTAAAATAATTAAAGAGATGGCAGTAGCTAAAATTGTAACTCCTGAATTATATGATAAAGAAGGATATCCTGTTGACGGCGGTTTAATGGACATTCGTTTGGGAGTTATTGATCCTGGATTAACCTGTAAAACTGACGGCTTAAAATTAAAAGAAAGTCTTGGCCATTTTGGATATATTGAATTAGCAAGGCCGGTTATTCATATTCATTATATTGGTGTTATTGTTACGTTGCTCAAGGCAACATGCCGCGAGTGCGGGCGAATTCTTATTCCTCAAAACAAAATAGATGCGCATCGCGATGAGCTTGAAAAATTAACGAATGAAGCAGGTCTGCTTGCGCGAAGAAAACGAATTAAAGAGATTATTAAATCATTAAAGACTGCAAGCAAATGCCCGCGATGCAAAGCAAAGCAGTATAAAATTAATGTAGAAAAACCAACAACTATTCTTGAAAATGAAAAGCGTGTTACTCCTATTGAAATTCGATCAAGATTGGAAAAAATTCCTGATGAAGACTGTTTAATTTTTGGTATTGACGCAAAGTCTTTCCGTCCTGAATGGGCAGTGTTGACTTTGTTTATGATTCCTCCAGTAACCATGCGTCCAAGCATCACGCTGGAAACAGGTGAAAGAAGTGAAGATGATTTAACCCACAAATTAGGGGATATCGTCAGAATTAATCAACGTTTATTTGAAAATATTAATGCAGGCGCTCCAGAAATTATTATCGAAGATTTATGGGACTTATTGCAGTATCATATTACAACCTATTTTGATAATGAAGTTGCACAATTACCTCCTGCCCGGCACAGAAGTGGTCAGCCATTAAAAACATTAAGTACAAGGATTAAAAGCAAAGAAGGCCGTATTAGATATAACTTAGCAGGTAAAAGAACTAATTTTTCTGCGCGAACCGTAGTTTCTCCTGACCCTATGATTGATTTGGATGAAGTAGGAGTTCCTTTGGAAGTAGCAATGAAGCTTACAGTCCCGGAAACTATTACTGCATGGAATGCTAAATATATCCGCGCATTTGTTGAACGTGGGCCTAAAAATTATCCTGGCAGCAATTATATCGTCAGGCCTGATGGAAAGAAGAAAAAAATTACTGATGAAACAAAAGAGCAGCTTTTAGAAGAATTGCAGCCAGGTTATACGGTTGAACGGCATTTAATGAATGGTGATATTGCAGTATTCAATCGGCAGCCAAGTTTGCACCGAATGTCCATGATGTGCCACCGCATCAGAGTGCTTCCCTACAAAACATTTAGGTTAAATCCTGCAGTTTGCGCTCCTTATAATGCAGATTTTGATGGAGACGAAATGAACTTGCATATTCCTCAAACCCAGGAAGCGCGAGCAGAGGCTCAAATTTTAATGCAGGTACAAACACAATTAATTTCTCCACGATATGGATTAAGCATTATTGGTTGTGTACAGGATTCAATTTCAGGAAATTATGTTCTTACAAAGTATATGAATGTAACAAGAAATCAGGCAATAGAATTATTATTAGCGATCAGGGAAACTAACTTCGAAAAGTTGCCGAACAAAGAGCGTATTACCGGTAAAGAAATATTCAGCGTTCTTTTGCCAAATGATTTTAATTTCGAAGGTCATGCAAAATCATACACCGGCAAACCTGAGATTGATAAGAAAAATGATGCTCTTGTTGAAATTAAGGATGGGGTGCTTCTCAGGGGAGTTATGGATAAGGCTAATCTTGGTGAAGGTTCAGGATTATTATTGCGTACGCTGCATAAACAATATGGCGCAGAAAAAACTATCAGAATTTTAGGAAAGATCTTCAGATTAGGAGTCGAAACATTATTGCGTCATGGTTTTACTGCTGCTTTGCATGATACTGACTTGCCTAAGGAAGCGCATGATACTATTAATGAAGTATTGAATAAAGCTTATGGTGAAGTAGATGAATTGATTGAAGTTTACAAGCAAGGCAAATTAGACGCATTCCCAGGAAGAACTGTTGCAGAAACTTTAGAATTAAAAATTCTTGAAAAATTAAATAAAGCAAGAAACGAGACAGGACAATTAGTTTCAAAGCATGTTTCTCGAGGCACAGGAACATTAATGATGAGTGATTCTGGAGCGCGAGGTGGTCCTTTGAACCTTGCGCAGATGGCAGGTTGCGTAGGACAGCAAGCTATGAGAGGAAAACGAATAGAAAAAGGTTATACGCAAAGAACCTTGTCTTGTTATAAAAAAGGTGATTTAAGCCCTGCAAGCCGTGGTTTTATCAGAGGCAGTTTTAAATCAGGATTAACGCCAAGTGAATTTTTCTTTGCATCTATGACTGGCAGAGACTCTCTGATGGATACAGCATTAAGAACCCCTAAATCAGGATATCTTTACCGGAGATTATCTAATGCATTGCAGGATTTAAAAGTAGAATATGATGGTACGGTAAGAGATGCAACCCAGAAAATAATCCAATTTAAATATGGAGATGATGGTGTCAGTGTTGCAAAAAGTGAAGGCGGAAAAATTAATGTTAAAAATATTGTTGAATCAGTTCAATAA
- the rpoB gene encoding DNA-directed RNA polymerase subunit B, with amino-acid sequence MTDVYLNGKFVGTVENPVEFVESTVAERRKNALTSNVNILYNKGEDIVEIEACKGRLRRPLVVVKDGKSLLTEKHVHQLEKGELTWSDLLAQGVIEYLDALEEENALVAFTPEEITPECTHLEIAPLTILGLCTALVPYGNYNQSTRLNAGSKNQKQALGVYAANYHIRMDMDVNLLDYPQRPVVQTIMHDISNYDSHPSGQNVVVAIMSFKGYNMEDAIILNRGSVERGMGRSTYFRPSVADELRYSGGLMDEVCIPDKEVRGYRSEKDYRLLEEDGIIYPEASIKEGDVIIGKTSPPRFLSGADEYNLASNLRRESSMVVKHGERGIIDFILLTENEEGNKLVQVRVRDRKIPEVGDKFTSRHGQKGVIGLIVDQADMPFTASGIVPDLLFSPHGIPSRMTISHLIELVGGKTGALAGRYIDGTTFEAEPEEAIRKELLSMGFRENGTETFYNGMSGEMFEAQIYVGNMYYLKLKHMVSNKLHSRARGPIQLLTRQPTEGRAKEGGLRLGEMEKDTFVAHGASLLLKERFDSDRVIVPVCEKSGLIGYFDARKNRAISPIYGEESEMSYIEISYAFKLLLDEIKSLGIYPRLDLENKF; translated from the coding sequence ATGACTGACGTATATCTTAATGGAAAATTTGTTGGTACTGTTGAAAACCCTGTTGAATTTGTAGAAAGCACCGTTGCTGAACGCCGAAAAAACGCATTAACTTCTAATGTGAATATATTGTATAACAAAGGAGAAGATATTGTTGAAATTGAAGCCTGTAAAGGCCGTTTGCGAAGGCCATTAGTGGTTGTTAAAGACGGTAAATCCCTTCTCACCGAAAAGCATGTTCATCAGCTTGAAAAAGGAGAATTAACCTGGTCAGATCTTCTTGCTCAGGGAGTTATTGAATATCTTGATGCGCTTGAAGAAGAAAATGCGCTTGTTGCATTTACGCCAGAAGAAATCACGCCCGAATGCACGCATCTTGAAATTGCACCTTTAACTATCTTAGGATTGTGCACAGCGCTTGTTCCTTATGGTAACTACAACCAATCAACACGTTTAAACGCAGGAAGTAAAAACCAAAAGCAGGCATTAGGAGTATACGCAGCAAATTATCATATTAGAATGGATATGGATGTTAACTTGCTGGATTATCCTCAACGACCTGTTGTTCAAACTATTATGCATGATATTTCTAATTATGATAGCCATCCTTCTGGGCAAAATGTTGTTGTCGCTATTATGAGTTTTAAAGGATACAACATGGAAGACGCTATTATCCTTAACCGAGGTTCTGTTGAACGAGGTATGGGAAGATCTACCTATTTCAGGCCCAGTGTTGCTGATGAATTGCGATATTCAGGCGGTTTAATGGATGAAGTTTGCATCCCTGATAAAGAAGTTCGCGGGTATAGAAGTGAAAAAGATTATCGTTTATTGGAAGAAGATGGCATTATTTATCCTGAAGCAAGCATTAAAGAAGGAGATGTAATTATTGGAAAAACTTCACCTCCGCGATTTTTAAGCGGCGCAGATGAATATAATTTAGCTTCTAATCTTCGAAGAGAATCTTCCATGGTAGTAAAACATGGTGAGCGAGGAATTATTGATTTTATTCTGCTTACTGAGAATGAAGAAGGAAATAAATTAGTGCAGGTTCGTGTTCGTGACAGAAAAATTCCAGAAGTAGGGGATAAATTCACCTCCCGTCATGGTCAAAAAGGAGTTATCGGATTGATTGTTGATCAAGCAGATATGCCTTTTACTGCATCAGGGATTGTTCCAGATTTATTGTTTTCACCGCATGGTATTCCTTCAAGAATGACTATTTCGCATTTGATTGAATTAGTCGGTGGAAAGACAGGAGCATTAGCAGGAAGATATATTGATGGAACTACTTTTGAAGCTGAACCAGAAGAAGCTATTCGAAAAGAATTGTTATCTATGGGTTTTAGAGAGAATGGTACTGAAACATTTTACAATGGCATGAGTGGAGAAATGTTTGAAGCGCAGATTTACGTTGGCAATATGTATTATCTCAAATTAAAACATATGGTATCAAACAAATTGCATTCTCGCGCTCGAGGACCAATCCAGTTGTTAACACGACAGCCAACAGAGGGACGTGCAAAAGAAGGTGGATTAAGATTAGGAGAGATGGAAAAAGATACCTTTGTAGCGCACGGCGCAAGCCTTCTTTTAAAAGAGCGCTTTGATTCAGACAGAGTTATAGTTCCTGTTTGCGAAAAGAGTGGTTTGATTGGTTACTTTGATGCGCGAAAGAATCGTGCGATTTCTCCGATTTATGGAGAAGAAAGTGAGATGTCATACATCGAAATAAGTTATGCTTTCAAATTATTATTAGACGAAATCAAAAGCTTAGGGATTTATCCTCGCTTAGACCTTGAAAACAAGTTTTAA
- a CDS encoding DNA-directed RNA polymerase subunit B'' produces MRKYSEMLIKKYFEEHSLVASDIQSFNEFIEQELPLIVEENKIVEPTIIPSNVDEFKIRLDRIWVSKPEITEADGSKRPIYPIEARLRKISYAAPVFIEISAHINGIQRESFTTQIANLPIMLGSKYCHLHGLSKEELIKRGEDPDDLGGYFIINGTERVLINIEDLAANRFLVSQDTIGPSEYVGKLFSESGSYKIPHTFERLKDGLFYLSFTRVKRIPLIVMVKALGLIKDEDIMRYVAGEEQSDEIYINLYEFVDIKSEEEALDYVAKKIGITQSKEIRVERMKEILDKYLLPHLGINKEDRMFKAYNLCKLLKRFIDVGNNKIQISDKDHYMNKRMKMSGDLLGELFRVNLKVLIGDLLYNFQRIVKRGKFPSIKVIIREKLLTSRIYSSMATGNWIGGRKGISQRIQRINFLETLSHLQRVVSPLSSSQENFEARELHSTHLGRLCPIETPEGTNIGLRKNLALLAQVSLEADEDKVVKMLKNIGLKTVR; encoded by the coding sequence GTGCGTAAATATTCTGAAATGTTAATCAAAAAATATTTTGAAGAGCATTCATTAGTTGCATCGGATATACAATCATTTAATGAGTTTATTGAACAGGAATTGCCGCTTATTGTTGAAGAAAATAAAATTGTTGAGCCTACTATTATTCCAAGCAATGTTGATGAATTTAAAATCAGGCTCGACCGTATTTGGGTAAGCAAACCAGAAATCACTGAAGCTGATGGTTCTAAAAGACCTATTTATCCCATTGAAGCGAGGTTGAGAAAAATCAGTTATGCTGCTCCTGTATTTATTGAAATCAGCGCGCATATTAATGGTATTCAGCGTGAATCATTCACGACGCAAATTGCAAATTTGCCGATTATGCTTGGCTCTAAATACTGTCATCTTCATGGTTTAAGCAAAGAGGAATTGATTAAGCGCGGTGAAGATCCTGATGATTTAGGCGGTTATTTTATCATTAATGGCACAGAGAGGGTGCTGATCAATATCGAGGATCTTGCAGCAAATAGGTTTTTAGTGAGCCAGGATACTATTGGTCCAAGCGAATATGTGGGGAAATTATTTTCCGAATCAGGATCGTACAAAATTCCACATACCTTTGAGCGTTTAAAAGATGGTTTATTCTATTTATCATTCACCCGAGTAAAGCGTATTCCTTTAATTGTCATGGTTAAAGCTCTTGGTTTAATTAAAGATGAAGACATTATGCGGTATGTTGCAGGCGAAGAGCAAAGCGATGAGATTTATATTAATTTATACGAGTTTGTCGATATTAAATCTGAAGAAGAAGCGTTGGATTACGTTGCAAAAAAAATTGGTATTACGCAGTCAAAAGAAATTCGCGTTGAGCGTATGAAGGAAATTCTTGATAAATATTTATTGCCGCATTTAGGGATCAATAAAGAAGATAGAATGTTTAAAGCATACAACTTATGCAAATTATTAAAACGTTTCATTGACGTAGGAAATAATAAAATTCAGATTTCAGATAAAGATCATTACATGAATAAAAGAATGAAAATGAGTGGAGATTTATTAGGTGAATTATTCAGAGTTAACCTGAAAGTATTGATCGGTGATTTATTGTATAACTTCCAGCGTATTGTAAAGCGCGGTAAATTTCCTTCAATTAAAGTAATCATCAGGGAAAAATTATTGACGTCTCGTATTTACAGTTCCATGGCTACTGGTAATTGGATCGGCGGCAGAAAAGGAATTAGCCAGCGTATTCAAAGAATTAATTTCTTAGAAACCCTAAGCCACTTACAAAGAGTTGTTTCTCCATTATCAAGTTCTCAGGAAAATTTTGAAGCACGTGAATTGCATAGCACACATTTAGGAAGACTTTGTCCTATAGAAACTCCTGAAGGTACTAATATTGGGTTGCGAAAAAACCTTGCATTATTAGCGCAGGTTTCCTTAGAAGCAGATGAAGATAAAGTAGTCAAAATGCTTAAAAACATAGGGCTAAAGACCGTAAGGTGA
- a CDS encoding DNA-directed RNA polymerase subunit H — MVKKVKKQTNFDVAQHVLVPKHVKLNEKEKKEVLAQFNVSIHQLPRILITDPALRRLDVKLGDIIKVVKKSPTAGEVVYYRGVVSA; from the coding sequence ATGGTTAAAAAAGTTAAAAAACAAACAAATTTTGATGTTGCTCAACATGTTTTAGTTCCTAAGCATGTTAAGCTTAATGAAAAAGAAAAAAAAGAGGTTCTTGCTCAATTCAATGTTTCTATTCATCAGCTTCCTAGAATTCTCATAACTGATCCTGCTCTTCGACGTTTAGACGTAAAATTAGGGGATATTATCAAAGTAGTCAAGAAAAGTCCTACTGCAGGTGAAGTTGTTTATTACCGAGGTGTTGTAAGTGCGTAA
- a CDS encoding ATP-binding protein, translating into MFDKDILRKVVMRQKQEILTKQRFVVRDLLDEILKWIKDDRVIILTGVRRCGKSTLLKEVMQNVSDWCYVNFEDERFLDFMAQDFEVLNEVLIEEYGKINIYFFDEIQNIDKFETFVRRLQDEGKKVIITGSNASLLSKEFGTRLTGRYKPFEVYPFSFKEFLKFRNITLEKNDFYIVEKKVELIKLFEEYVSLGGLPEYLKNKDKEYIKTVYENILYKDVITRYSIRKQKIIKELINLLGTNISSQFTYNSLKKTLGLGNAITVKEYISYLSNSYLFFELLKFSYSLKQQLNSPRKIYLVDSAFNQICGTNFSENKGKILENMVFIELKRRNNEVFYYTNENECDFITKKGTKITQAIQVCYVLNKDNKEREIAGLIEAMDKFKLKTGIMLTHEQTEDIRMKSKKIQVLPIYKWMVE; encoded by the coding sequence ATGTTTGACAAGGATATCTTAAGGAAAGTAGTAATGAGGCAAAAACAGGAGATTTTAACTAAACAACGTTTTGTTGTGAGAGATCTGCTGGACGAAATTTTAAAGTGGATTAAGGATGATAGGGTGATTATTCTTACCGGTGTTAGAAGATGCGGCAAATCTACGCTGCTTAAGGAAGTTATGCAAAATGTGTCTGATTGGTGTTATGTTAACTTTGAGGATGAAAGATTCTTGGATTTTATGGCTCAGGATTTTGAAGTGCTTAATGAGGTTCTTATTGAAGAATATGGCAAGATAAATATTTATTTTTTTGATGAAATACAGAATATAGATAAGTTTGAGACGTTTGTTAGAAGATTGCAGGATGAGGGAAAGAAAGTCATAATTACAGGTTCTAATGCTTCTTTACTTAGCAAGGAATTTGGTACGAGATTGACCGGGAGATACAAACCGTTTGAAGTCTATCCATTTTCTTTCAAAGAATTTCTTAAATTTAGGAATATAACCTTAGAGAAAAATGATTTTTACATCGTTGAGAAGAAAGTTGAATTGATAAAGCTCTTTGAAGAGTATGTATCATTAGGGGGTTTGCCGGAATACCTAAAAAACAAGGATAAAGAATATATTAAAACAGTTTATGAGAATATATTATACAAGGATGTTATAACAAGATATTCTATAAGAAAGCAGAAGATAATTAAAGAACTGATAAACCTACTTGGTACAAACATTTCCTCACAATTCACCTACAACTCATTAAAGAAAACTCTTGGTTTAGGAAATGCGATAACCGTCAAAGAATATATTTCTTACTTAAGTAACTCTTATTTGTTTTTTGAACTGCTGAAATTCTCCTATTCACTGAAACAACAGCTTAACTCCCCAAGAAAAATATATCTCGTGGATTCTGCATTCAATCAAATATGTGGGACAAACTTTTCAGAAAACAAGGGAAAAATACTGGAAAATATGGTATTTATTGAATTAAAAAGAAGAAACAATGAGGTATTTTATTATACTAATGAAAACGAATGTGATTTTATAACAAAAAAAGGGACAAAAATAACACAAGCCATACAGGTATGCTACGTCCTGAATAAAGATAATAAGGAAAGAGAAATAGCAGGTTTAATTGAAGCAATGGACAAATTCAAGTTGAAAACAGGAATAATGCTGACCCATGAACAAACAGAAGATATACGGATGAAAAGCAAAAAGATACAAGTGTTGCCTATTTATAAATGGATGGTAGAGTAA